The DNA sequence CCCGGGCGGGCGCGGCGGGTCCGCCACCCGCCCGGGGCCCCTTCCCATCCAAACAAGCCGCCGCGCTTCCCTCCCCGTGAATCCTTCCTCTTCGTCTTCGCTGTTGACTCCGGCCTTTGTATTTCCTGGCCAAGGCAGCCAGTTTCCGGGCATGGCCCGCGAGCTATTTGCCCAAAACGATGCTGTCCGCCAGCTCCTCACCCAGGCAAACGACATCCTCGGCTTTTCGCTCACCGAGCTGATGTTCAACGGCTCCGAGGACGACCTGCGCCGCACCGACGTGACGCAGCCGGCCATTTTTGCGCATTCGGTGGCCCAGTTCGTGGCCGTGCCCGACCGGGCGGTGGGCATGGCCGCGGGCCACTCGCTGGGCGAGTTTTCGGCCCTGGTAGCGGCCGGCGTGCTGGACTTCGCCGATGCCCTGCGCCTGGTGGCCCGCCGCGCCCAGGCCATGCAGGCCGCCTGCGAGGAGCAGCCCGGCACGATGGCCGCCATCCTGGGCCTGGCCGACGACGTAGTGGAGCGCATCTGTCAGGAAATCAGCGCCGGGGGCGATGTGGTGGTGGCCGCCAACTACAACTGCCCCGGCCAGCTGGTGGTATCGGGTGCGGTGCGCGGCGTGGAGCTGGCCTGCGAGCAGCTGAAGGCCGCCGGGGCCAAGCGCGCCCTACTACTGCCGGTGGGCGGCGCCTTCCACTCGCCGCTGATGCAGTCGGCCGCCACAGCCCTGGGCGAGGCCATCGAGAAAACAACCTTCCGCGAAGCCCGCTGCTCCGTGTACCAAAACGTGGATGGCCAGCCCCACCGGGCCCCCGCCAAAATCAAGGCCAACCTGCTGGCCCAGCTCACGGCCCCCGTGCGTTGGACGCAATCGGTGCAGCGCATGGCCGCCGACGGGGCCCCCGACTTCGTAGAATGCGGCCCCGGTAAGGTACTCCAGGGCTTGGTGAAGAAGATTGTGCCCCTGGCCACCGTCGCCTCGGCGCAGTGACGGAAGGACCGGTAGGCCCGCCGTGGTCCCGTTTCGGCTGGGCGCTGGGCGCCGGGGCCCTGGTGTTGCTGGGCCTGTACCTGGCTTTGAGCAGTGGCGGCTTCGGCGGTACCGGCGACTCGTTTTACTACCTGGCGGCCGCCCGCAGCCTGCGCGCTGGTGGCCAGATGCTGGGCCCCGATGGCACGCCGTATCGCTTCTGGGGGCCCCTCTACCCGGCGTTGCTGGCGGTTTTTGCTTCGCCCGCAGGGGTTAGGTGGTTGCACGGAGCAGCGCTGCTGGCCCATTTGGGATTGTGGAGTTGGGTGGGGCGTTCGCTGCTGGGCCGCCGGAGCTGGGTGCTGCCGCTGGCGGTGGCCCTGAGTACGGCGGTGCTGGTGCCGGCCAAATTTATCTGGTCCGAAACCGTTTTTATAGCGCTGGCGGCGGCGTACTGCGCAGCCTTGGCTGCGTGGCTGCGCACTGGCCGCAGGCACTGGTTGGCGTGGGCCACCGTGGCGGGCTTCCTACTGCCGCTGCAACGCACGTCGGGCGTGTTTTTGCTAGCTGGCGCGGCGGTGGGTTTGCTGGCGGGCAGGGCCTGGCACGGCCGCAACCGCTGGCTTCTGCTGGCCCACGGCATTGGCTGCGGCGTGGGGGTGCTCGGGTGGGGCTACTACGCCGCTTTGGTGGGCCCTGCTGAAAGCGGCTTGCCCGGCGGTTGGTTAAAATTGCTAAACACCCTGGCTGATTATGGTTTCGTGTTGGTGCGCTGGTTTGGGCCAATAGTAGCCGGGTGGCGGGGTACAGCACTCACTGCTGCCGGTGGCTGGGCCTTGGTGCTGGTGGGGCTGTTGGCCGCGCTATGGCCGCGTGCTAAACTCCAGTGGCAGCAGACTCCTGCTTCAGTAGTAGTGTTGCGGCTGCTTTGGTGGGTGGTGGTAGCCAATGTGCTTGGACACGTAATAGCCGTGACCTGCACGCGCGCCGGAGCCGGCTTGCACGATGCCGAGCGCTATCTGGCGGCGGTGGTGGGCCCCGTGCTGCTGCTGGCCCTGGCTCAGTGGCCAGCGGCCGGCTCCGTGCGCTGGCGGCAGGTGCTGAATGGCTGCATACTGGCGGCTTGGTTTGGTTACTCAGCCCTGCGGGTAGGCCACAACGTGGCCGAACTCCGCCAGCGCCCACCTATAGAGTGGCCACTGCCTCAGCCCTGATTCGTGGTTTTAACGCTATTGCACTGCAAGCCTCGCATCGTGATTACCGTTAGCCAGTCGCTGCCCACGGCCGCACGGCCAGCGGATCGGGGCAACGGGCAAGTAGTTCGGCGATGGTAAGGTGCCGCTGTGGGTGGACCAACGTGGCGGCGATTTCGGCCAAGGGCCCCAGCGCGAACCGCCTCGATGGCAGGCGTGGGTGCGGCACGGTTAGGGTGGGGGTATCGATGATGCGGTCGTCGTAGAGCAGTACGTCCACGTCGAGGGTGCGGCTGCCCCAGCGCTCGTGCCGCTCGCGGCCGGCGGCGGCTTCAGTGGCCAGGCAGTGGGCCAGCAGGGCCCCCGGAGTCAGTGCGGTGCGCAGCGCCACGGCCTGGTTGAGGTAGGCTGGCTGGTCGGCGGGGCCCCAGGCGGCGGTTTCGTAAATGCCCGAAACCGCCACGATTTCGCCCGCGGTGGCCAGGCCGGTGCGCGCCGCTTGCAGGTAGGCGGTGCGGTCGCCAAGGTTACTGCCCAGCAGCAGGTAAGCCAGGGCGGGCGCGCTCACGCCTGGCGGGCCAGAAACTCGGCCGTGCGCGCCGCCACCAGGCCAGCCGGCTCGGGCAGCGTCGCGCCGGGCCAGGGGTGGGCCCCGCCGAACATGTGCGTGGCCCCGGGCACCAGCAGCAGCTCAGCGCCGGGCTTGGCGGCGTGCAGGGTGTGGGCGGCTTCCAGGGGCACGGTTTCGTCGGCCTCGCCGTGCACGATGAGCAGGGGCTGGGGCAGGCGCTGCGTCACGTTGGCCAGGATGTCGAGCCGCGGGCGGTTGGCTTCGTAGTCCTCCACAATCTGGTAGTACATGGGCAGGGGCTGGCCGGTGCGGCTGTTGGGCACTAGCAGCTGGCCGGCGCGGGCCCACTCGGCCAGCACCGCGGGGCCCCAGCGCTGGTCGATGTCGGCGATGGCGGCCCAGGTGGCCACGGCCCGCACCCGGGCGTCCTCGGCGGCCTTGAGCAGCACCAGGGCCCCGCCGCGGCTGTGGCCCACGAGCGAGAGCCGGGCCAAGTCCAGCTCGGCCGCGGGCAGGGGCGTGGCCCCGGGCGTACCCAGGGCGTCGAGCAGCTGGCCCAAATCGTCGAGCTCCAGGCTGAAGTTGTTGCGGCCAAAAGCGTCTAAGTCCTCCAAATCGCCGGTGCCGCCCACCACCACGCCGTTGTGCGACAGGTTCAGCTTGACAAACACGAAGCCTTGTTCGGCAAAAAAATCGGCCAGCTGCGGGAAATGACCCCAATCCTTAAAGCCTTTAAAGCCGTGCACAAAAACCACCACCGGCTTGGCGCGGCTGTCGGCCCGGAACGTGGCATCGGCGGCAAACGGCCGGCCGTGGCGCAAGCCGGTGAGAATGAACGGGACGTGGGCGAGCATGGGCGCGGGGGCAGGGGTGGGGCGGGCCCCCCGCGGCGCAACGCGCGGATGGGCTCCGCAAGTAAGGCATTCGGGGCGCAAAAGTTTTGCGCCCGGCCCGGCTCCCGCCTCGGCCGTTGTGCCGTATCATTGCCTCGCCATGCCGCAGCTTTCCTCCGTTTCCCTCGACCAGATTCAGGCCCCCATTGCGGCTGAAATGGCTGAGTTTGAGCACAAATTTCGCCAGTCGATGCGCACCAACGTGCTGCTGCTCGATAAGATCATGGGCTACATTGTGAAGCGCAAGGGCAAGCAGATCCGGCCGATGTTCGTGTTTTTTTCGGCCCGCATTGCCCTGCCCGACGCCGCGGGGCCCCTGCCCGAAGCCACCTTCCGCGGGGCCACCCTCATCGAGCTGCTGCACACCGCCACGCTGGTGCACGACGACGTGGTAGACGAGAGCAACTACCGCCGCGGTTTCTTTTCCATCAACGCGCTGTGGAAGAACAAAATAGCTGTGCTGGTGGGCGACTACCTGCTCTCGCGGGGCATGCAGCTGGCGCTGGAGCACGACGATTTTCAGCTGCTGAAAATCGTGAATAACGCCGTGCGCGAGCTGAGCGAAGGTGAGCTGCTGCAAATCGAAAAAGCCCGTAAGCTCGACATTACGGAGGACGTGTACTTCGACATTATCCGCCAGAAGACGGCCTCCCTCATTGCCTCCTGCACGGCCGTGGGGGCCGCCTCCACTGGCGCCGACAAGGAAACCGTGGAACGCGCCCGCCTTTTCGGCGAGAAGGTAGGCATGGCCTTCCAGATAAAAGACGACCTGTTCGACTATGGCACAGCCGAAATCGGCAAGCCGGTAGGCATCGACATCAAGGAAAAAAAGATGACGCTGCCGCTGATTTACGCCCTCCAGCAGGCCAGCTGGCTGGAGAAGCGCCGCATGATTTTCAACGTCAAAAATAACGAGGGCCACCGCGAACGGGTGCAGCAGGTCATCGAGTTCGTGAAGCAGTCAGGCGGCCTGGACTACGCCATCGCCACCATGGAAAGGTACCGCGATGAGGCCCTCAAAATTTTGCATACCTTTCCCGAGTCGACCAGCCGCACCTCGCTGGAGCAGCTAATTAA is a window from the Hymenobacter nivis genome containing:
- the fabD gene encoding ACP S-malonyltransferase; protein product: MARELFAQNDAVRQLLTQANDILGFSLTELMFNGSEDDLRRTDVTQPAIFAHSVAQFVAVPDRAVGMAAGHSLGEFSALVAAGVLDFADALRLVARRAQAMQAACEEQPGTMAAILGLADDVVERICQEISAGGDVVVAANYNCPGQLVVSGAVRGVELACEQLKAAGAKRALLLPVGGAFHSPLMQSAATALGEAIEKTTFREARCSVYQNVDGQPHRAPAKIKANLLAQLTAPVRWTQSVQRMAADGAPDFVECGPGKVLQGLVKKIVPLATVASAQ
- the folK gene encoding 2-amino-4-hydroxy-6-hydroxymethyldihydropteridine diphosphokinase is translated as MSAPALAYLLLGSNLGDRTAYLQAARTGLATAGEIVAVSGIYETAAWGPADQPAYLNQAVALRTALTPGALLAHCLATEAAAGRERHERWGSRTLDVDVLLYDDRIIDTPTLTVPHPRLPSRRFALGPLAEIAATLVHPQRHLTIAELLARCPDPLAVRPWAATG
- a CDS encoding alpha/beta hydrolase family protein, producing the protein MLAHVPFILTGLRHGRPFAADATFRADSRAKPVVVFVHGFKGFKDWGHFPQLADFFAEQGFVFVKLNLSHNGVVVGGTGDLEDLDAFGRNNFSLELDDLGQLLDALGTPGATPLPAAELDLARLSLVGHSRGGALVLLKAAEDARVRAVATWAAIADIDQRWGPAVLAEWARAGQLLVPNSRTGQPLPMYYQIVEDYEANRPRLDILANVTQRLPQPLLIVHGEADETVPLEAAHTLHAAKPGAELLLVPGATHMFGGAHPWPGATLPEPAGLVAARTAEFLARQA
- a CDS encoding polyprenyl synthetase family protein, whose amino-acid sequence is MPQLSSVSLDQIQAPIAAEMAEFEHKFRQSMRTNVLLLDKIMGYIVKRKGKQIRPMFVFFSARIALPDAAGPLPEATFRGATLIELLHTATLVHDDVVDESNYRRGFFSINALWKNKIAVLVGDYLLSRGMQLALEHDDFQLLKIVNNAVRELSEGELLQIEKARKLDITEDVYFDIIRQKTASLIASCTAVGAASTGADKETVERARLFGEKVGMAFQIKDDLFDYGTAEIGKPVGIDIKEKKMTLPLIYALQQASWLEKRRMIFNVKNNEGHRERVQQVIEFVKQSGGLDYAIATMERYRDEALKILHTFPESTSRTSLEQLINYTIEREK